The DNA region AAGCTCCAGCTTTCTAAAACCCTTGACACAAGCCGTATGAAGGCGATGGGCAGCGGTGGGCGTGCTAAGGCAGTAACCGTTGAAGTTCGCCGTGGCCGTAATGCTGGTGGCACCCCCCGTGGCGGTAATGCTCCAGTGGTTGAGGTTAAGCGCCGTAGTGCCGATGCATCCGACGATGCAATGGGTGGTCTGTCAGAAGATGAGCGCGCTTTGCGTATGCAGGTGCTAGAGCAATCAAAAGTAGATGCAAAGCGCCGCGCCGAAGAAGATGAGCGCCGCAAAGCGGAAGAAGCCGAACGTAAGCGTATCGAAGACGAGCGCCGTCAGCGCGAGTTAGAAGAATCCCGCAAACGCGAAGAAGAGCGTAAAGCACTGGGCGAGCCAGAAGTGCCAGCAGAAGTGGTTTTGCCAGAGTTGGAAGCGCCG from Alphaproteobacteria bacterium includes:
- a CDS encoding translation initiation factor IF-2 associated domain-containing protein; translated protein: MTSSNNDKKDKSLDVSKTGKLQLSKTLDTSRMKAMGSGGRAKAVTVEVRRGRNAGGTPRGGNAPVVEVKRRSADASDDAMGGLSEDERALRMQVLEQSKVDAKRRAEEDERRKAEEAERKRIEDERRQRELEESRKREEERKALGEPEVPAEVVLPELEAP